The Opitutus sp. ER46 genome has a window encoding:
- a CDS encoding DUF2339 domain-containing protein, with amino-acid sequence MTVSPPPRPGGSWLASQGRLPLAFMGLGLAWFAAAVLATAWAPQQLITPHIAPSVIALTHAWVLGFFVTIAVGAIYQLAPVALSTTLWSERGGWWHFALHAAAVPVMVYAFWHWNLPLLGAAGSFVVAGVLLFAGNTLVTIVRSGKRDAVAWSLILATLWLVLTVTAGLALVANRLWHLWPTDPLPLLRAHAHLGLAGFFLTLLQGVTFRLVPMFTLGDVPHWRPVRIGLWLSQLGLLGLAPALAWHVGYASAVFGMAIVAGLVFSGIALRQTFATRKKRHLDVGLQALVRGMIGLGLASVAGIWLVWPTTAAGSAPGGFSANVYGVLVLLGGLLPAIAGMMNKIVPFLTWMRAYGPKVGRMPTPPASALANSRLEAWGLGLQGLALLPLLVGTWLVEPLWLRLGTLLLALGTALFLANQLLVLKHLFRPQPPTPAKPKSPPKP; translated from the coding sequence CTCCCAAGGCCGGCTGCCGCTCGCCTTCATGGGCCTCGGCCTGGCGTGGTTCGCCGCGGCCGTCCTCGCGACCGCGTGGGCTCCCCAGCAGCTGATCACGCCGCACATCGCGCCGAGCGTGATCGCGCTCACGCACGCCTGGGTGCTCGGGTTCTTCGTCACTATCGCCGTGGGCGCGATCTACCAACTCGCGCCGGTCGCGCTCAGCACCACGCTCTGGAGCGAACGCGGCGGCTGGTGGCACTTCGCGCTCCACGCCGCCGCCGTGCCGGTGATGGTGTACGCCTTCTGGCACTGGAACCTGCCCCTGCTCGGCGCCGCCGGCAGCTTCGTCGTCGCCGGCGTGCTGCTCTTCGCCGGCAACACGCTCGTCACCATCGTGCGCTCCGGGAAACGCGACGCCGTCGCCTGGTCGCTCATCCTCGCGACGCTCTGGCTCGTCCTCACCGTGACCGCCGGCCTCGCGCTCGTCGCCAACCGGCTCTGGCACCTCTGGCCCACCGACCCGCTGCCGCTCCTGCGCGCGCACGCCCACCTCGGGCTCGCCGGTTTCTTCCTCACGCTCCTCCAGGGCGTCACCTTCCGCCTCGTGCCGATGTTCACGCTCGGTGACGTCCCCCACTGGCGTCCGGTGCGCATCGGACTCTGGCTCTCCCAGCTCGGCCTCCTCGGACTCGCGCCCGCCCTTGCCTGGCATGTCGGCTACGCGTCGGCCGTGTTCGGCATGGCGATCGTCGCGGGGCTCGTGTTCTCCGGCATCGCGCTGCGGCAGACGTTCGCCACGCGCAAGAAGCGCCACCTCGACGTCGGCCTGCAGGCCCTCGTGCGCGGCATGATCGGGCTCGGCCTCGCGAGCGTCGCCGGCATCTGGCTCGTGTGGCCGACCACCGCCGCCGGATCGGCGCCCGGCGGTTTCAGCGCCAACGTGTATGGCGTGCTCGTGCTGCTCGGCGGACTCCTCCCGGCGATCGCGGGCATGATGAACAAGATCGTGCCCTTCCTGACGTGGATGCGCGCGTACGGACCGAAAGTCGGCCGGATGCCGACGCCCCCCGCGAGCGCGCTGGCCAACTCCCGGTTGGAGGCCTGGGGCCTCGGCCTCCAGGGCCTCGCGCTCCTCCCGCTCCTCGTCGGTACCTGGCTCGTTGAACCGCTCTGGCTCCGCCTCGGCACGCTCCTCCTCGCCCTCGGCACGGCGCTCTTCCTCGCGAACCAACTCCTCGTCCTAAAACACCTCTTCCGCCCACAACCGCCCACGCCTGCGAAGCCCAAGAGCCCACCTAAGCCGTAG
- a CDS encoding iron-sulfur cluster assembly protein yields the protein MPDSKTVWNALAQIPDPEFGVNLVDLGLIYSVECADNGDVAVVMTLTTPTCPSGSWMYEGVKTAVEQLPGVGAVKVDLVFEPRWTTDMLSDAARQQLGTPRE from the coding sequence ATGCCTGACTCCAAAACCGTCTGGAACGCCCTCGCTCAGATCCCCGACCCCGAGTTCGGGGTGAACCTCGTCGACCTCGGTCTGATCTACAGCGTCGAGTGCGCGGACAACGGCGATGTGGCCGTCGTGATGACGCTCACCACGCCCACGTGTCCCTCGGGCTCCTGGATGTACGAAGGCGTGAAGACCGCGGTGGAGCAGCTCCCCGGCGTCGGCGCGGTGAAAGTCGACCTCGTCTTCGAGCCCCGCTGGACCACCGACATGCTCAGCGACGCCGCCCGCCAACAACTCGGCACCCCGCGCGAGTGA